In a single window of the Syngnathus typhle isolate RoL2023-S1 ecotype Sweden linkage group LG19, RoL_Styp_1.0, whole genome shotgun sequence genome:
- the LOC133143404 gene encoding glycine--tRNA ligase-like, which produces MLVLLRRAAASALLRTTPDIPSLCSVLQVRCVWVDRLQNRLFSTSAPLFTKNKKKSLWQQRLEGRTMDGDMEQILAPLRLAVKEQGDLVRQMKQDGAPDVDVTKAVAELKARKRNLEAKELALQPKDDIVDRTKMEDTLKRRFFYDQAFAIYGGVSGLYDFGPVGCALKNNILQAWRQHFIQEEQILEIDCTMLTPEPVLKTSGHVDKFADYMVKDVKNGECFRADHLLKAHLQKMMADKKCTAEKKAEMEDVITQMDNYTQQELTDLFVKYNVKSPTTGNDLTAPISFNLMFQTSIGPGGNMPGYLRPETAQGIFLNFKRLLEFNQGKLPFAAAQIGNSFRNEISPRSGLIRVREFTMAEIEHFVDPSEKVHPKFSNVADLDILLYSSKAQTSGQSAHIMRLGDAVEQGVINNSVLGYFIGRIYLYLTKVGIAKDKLRFRQHMDNEMAHYACDCWDAETKTSYGWIEIVGCADRSCFDLKCHAQATKVPLVAEKPLKEPKVVNVVQFEPNKGVIGKAYKKDAKMVMDHLALCDECSIAEKEQLLNENGEFTIEVRGKTFQLTKDMVAIKRFQKTLHVEEVVPNVIEPSFGIGRIMYTIFEHTFHVREGDEQRTFFSFPATVAPYKCSVLPLSQNQDFVPFVKELSEAMTRYGVSHKVDDSAGSIGRRYARTDEIGVAFGITIDFDTVNKAPHTATLRDRDSMRQIRAEVSELPVIIRDLANGTLTWAEVETKYPIFEGQETSKRDAVEE; this is translated from the exons ATGCTGGTTCTTCTCCGCAGGGCTGCTGCATCGGCGCTGCTGAGGACCACCCCCGACATTCCCTCCCTCTGCTCGGTGCTACAGGTCCGGTGTGTTTGGGTTGATCGCCTTCAGAACCGGCTCTTTTCCACGTCAGCGCCCCTTTTCACTaagaacaagaagaagagcCTGTGGCAGCAGCGGCTGGAAGGACGAACAATGGACGGCGACATGGAGCAAATCCTTGCCCCCTTGAGGCTTGCAGTCAAGGAACAG GGAGATCTGGTGCGGCAAATGAAGCAGGATGGCGCTCCTGATGTGGACGTTACCAAAGCGGTGGCAGAACTCAAAGCAAGGAAGCGGAATTTGGAGGCCAAG GAGCTGGCGTTGCAACCCAAAGACGACATTGTGGACAGAACAAAGATGGAGGACACTCTGAAGAGGCGTTTCTTCTACGACCAGGCCTTCGCCATCTATGGCG GTGTGAGCGGCCTGTACGACTTTGGTCCGGTGGGCTGCGCCTTGAAGAACAACATCCTGCAGGCATGGAGGCAGCACTTTATTCAGGAAGAGCAGATCCTGGAGATCGACTGCACCATGCTCACCCCCGAGCCTGTCCTTAA GACATCAGGACACGTCGATAAGTTTGCTGACTACATGGTGAAAGATGTCAAGAATGGAGAGTGCTTCAGGGCAGACCATCTTCTCAAAG CTCACCTCCAGAAGATGATGGCTGACAAGAAATGTACTGCTGAGAAGAAGGCCGAGATGGAGGATGTCATCACGCAG ATGGACAACTACACCCAGCAAGAGCTGACCGACCTTTTCGTCAAGTACAACGTCAAGTCCCcgaccacaggaaatgaccTCACAGCTCCCATCTCCTTCAACCTCATGTTCCAGACCTCCATCGGACCAGGAGGGAACATGCCAGG CTATCTGAGGCCTGAAACCGCTCAGGGAATCTTCCTCAATTTCAAGCGACTATTGGAGTTCAACCAGGGAAAGCTCCCTTTCGCTGCTGCTCAGATTGGAAACTCCTTCAGGAATGAAATCTCGCCTCGCTCCGGACTCATCCGCGTCAG AGAGTTCACCATGGCTGAGATCGAGCACTTTGTGGACCCCAGTGAGAAAGTCCACCCCAAGTTCTCAAACGTAGCCGACCTGGATATCCTGTTGTACTCCTCCAAGGCTCAAACCAGCGGCCAGTCTGCACACATCATGAGGCTCGGCGATGCTGTGGAGCAG GGTGTGATCAATAACTCCGTCCTGGGGTATTTCATCGGTAGGATCTACCTCTATCTCACGAAAGTCGGAATAGCCAAAGACAAGCTTCGCTTCCGCCAGCACATGGACAACGAGATGGCCCACTACGCGTGCGACTGCTGGGACGCCGAAACCAAAACCTCCTAC GGTTGGATCGAGATCGTGGGGTGCGCCGACCGCTCCTGCTTTGACCTGAAATGCCACGCCCAAGCCACCAAGGTGCCCCTGGTGGCAGAAAAGCCACTTAAAGAACC CAAAGTTGTAAACGTCGTCCAGTTCGAGCCAAACAAAGGAGTCATCGGCAAGGCGTACAAGAAGGATGCCAAGATGGTTATGGACCACCTGGCCCTGTGCGACGAATGCTCCATCGCCGAAAAGGAGCAGCTCCTCAACGAGAACGG AGAGTTCACCATCGAGGTGAGGGGAAAGACGTTCCAACTGACCAAAGACATGGTGGCTATCAAGCGATTTCAGAAGACGCTACATG tGGAAGAAGTGGTTCCCAATGTCATTGAGCCATCGTTTGGTATCGGAAGGATCATGTACACCATCTTTGAGCACACCTTCCACGTCCGGGAGGGCGACGAGCAAAGGACA ttCTTCAGCTTCCCAGCAACCGTTGCACCATACAAGTGCTCTGTTTTACCACTCAGTCAAAACCAGGATTTTGTGCCTTTTGTGAAAGAACTCT CCGAGGCCATGACCAGATACGGCGTGTCCCATAAGGTGGATGACTCTGCGGGGTCCATCGGGAGGCGCTACGCCCGGACAGACGAAATTGGCGTGGCGTTTGGCATCACCATCGACTTTGACACCGTCAACAAGGCGCCACACACCGCCACTCTGAGGGACAGAGATTCAATGAGGCAGATCCGAGCCGAG gtgAGCGAGCTGCCCGTGATCATTCGGGATTTGGCTAACGGTACTCTGACCTGGGCAGAAGTGGAGACCAAGTATCCCATCTTCGAAGGACAGGAGACCAGCAAGAGGGACGCGGTGGAGGAATGA
- the LOC133143750 gene encoding glycine--tRNA ligase-like yields the protein MEQTLAPLREAVREQGDLVAQLKEQGAPELEVNQAVTELKARKRTLEMKELSLQPKDDVVDRVKMDDTLKRRFFYDQSFAIYGGVAGLYDFGPVGCALKNNILQVWRQHFIQEEQILEIDCTMLTPEPVLKTSGHVDKFADYMVKDSRTGECFRADHLLKAHLKKVMSNETCTPEKVAEMEDVITQMDNYTQQELGNLFVKYNVKSPSTGNDLTSPISFNLMFQTSIGPGGNTPGYLRPETAQGMFLNFKRLLEFNQGKLPFGAAQIGNSFRNEISPRSGLIRVREFTMAEIEHFVDPNEKVHPKFSNVADLDILLYSSKAQTSGQSAQVMRLGDAVEQGIINNSVLGYFIGRIYLYLLKVGLSKDKVRFRQHMENEMAHYACDCWDAESKTSYGWIEIVGCADRSCYDLSCHSRATKVPLVAEKPLKEPKVVKVVKFEPNRGAIGAAYKKDAKLIFEYLDACDECFIGDQEKRLNQSGEFSLSTEGKTFKLTKDMVAIKRFQKTLHVEEIVPNVIEPSFGIGRIMYSIFEHCFHTRQGDEQRTYFSFPATVSPYKCCILPLSQNQEFTPFVQQLSEALTRKGVSHKVDDSSGSIGRRYARSDEIGVAFGVTVDFDTVNKTPHTATLRDRDSMRQIRVEVDALPEVIWSLANGVSTWPQLEVKYPLFEGQETSKKE from the exons ATGGAACAAACTTTGGCACCTTTGCGGGAGGCTGTGCGCGAGCAG GGCGACTTGGTGGCCCAGCTTAAGGAGCAAGGAGCCCCCGAGTTGGAGGTGAATCAGGCTGTCACAGAGCTGAAAGCCCGGAAGAGAACTTTAGAAATGAAG GAGCTTTCTTTACAACCCAAAGATGACGTTGTTGACAGGGTAAAGATGGACGACACCTTAAAGAGGAGATTTTTCTACGATCAGTCTTTTGCCATATATGGAG GTGTGGCCGGCCTGTACGACTTTGGTCCGGTGGGCTGCGCCTTGAAGAACAACATCCTGCAAGTTTGGAGGCAGCACTTCATCCAGGAGGAGCAGATCCTGGAGATCGACTGCACCATGCTCACCCCCGAACCCGTCCTCAA GACGTCGGGCCACGTGGATAAATTTGCTGATTACATGGTGAAGGACTCCAGGACGGGAGAATGCTTTCGTGCTGATCATCTCCTCAAAG CCcatttaaagaaagtcatgtccAACGAGACGTGTACCCCTGAGAAAGTGGCGGAGATGGAGGACGTGATCACCCAG ATGGACAACTACACTCAGCAGGAGTTGGGCAATCTGTTCGTCAAGTACAACGTCAAGTCTCCCTCCACGGGCAATGACCTCACCTCTCCTATCTCCTTCAACCTCATGTTCCAGACCTCCATCGGGCCAGGAGGGAACACTCCCGG CTATCTGAGGCCAGAAACGGCTCAGGGGATGTTCCTCAACTTCAAGCGACTGCTGGAGTTCAACCAGGGAAAGCTTCCCTTTGGCGCCGCTCAGATCGGAAACTCGTTCAGGAATGAGATCTCGCCTCGCTCCGGACTCATCCGCGTCAG AGAATTCACCATGGCTGAGATCGAGCACTTTGTGGACCCCAACGAGAAGGTCCACCCCAAATTCTCAAACGTGGCCGACCTGGATATCCTGTTGTACTCCTCCAAGGCTCAGACCAGCGGCCAGTCGGCACAGGTCATGAGGCTCGGAGATGCTGTGGAGCAG GGCATCATCAACAACTCTGTGCTGGGCTACTTCATCGGCAGGATCTATTTGTACCTGCTCAAAGTAGGTCTTAGCAAAGACAAAGTGCGCTTCCGTCAGCACATGGAGAACGAGATGGCTCACTATGCCTGCGACTGCTGGGACGCCGAGTCCAAAACTTCCTAC GGTTGGATCGAGATCGTCGGATGCGCCGATCGCTCGTGCTATGACCTGTCGTGTCACTCGCGAGCCACCAAGGTTCCCCTCGTGGCGGAGAAACCCCTCAAAGAACC CAAGGTGGTCAAAGTAGTGAAGTTCGAGCCCAACAGAGGCGCCATCGGAGCAGCGTACAAGAAAGACGCCAAGCTGATCTTCGAGTATCTGGACGCGTGCGACGAATGCTTTATTGGCGACCAGGAGAAGCGACTCAACCAAAGCGG AGAGTTCAGCCTTTCAACGGAGGGCAAAACGTTCAAGCTTACCAAAGACATGGTCGCCATCAAGAGATTCCAGAAAACATTACATg TTGAGGAGATCGTCCCCAACGTCATTGAGCCGTCCTTCGGCATCGGCAGAATCATGTACTCCATCTTTGAGCATTGCTTCCATACGCGGCAAGGAGACGAACAGAGAACG TATTTCAGTTTTCCCGCCACTGTGTCCCCGTACAAATGCTGCATCCTTCCTCTGAGCCAAAATCAGGAATTCACACCTTTTGTCCAACAACTGT CTGAGGCGTTGACCCGGAAGGGGGTGTCTCACAAGGTGGACGATTCATCTGGATCCATCGGGAGACGCTATGCTCGCTCCGATGAGATCGGCGTGGCCTTCGGCGTCACCGTAGACTTTGACACAGTCAACAAGACGCCACACACCGCCACCCTGAGGGACCGTGACTCCATGAGACAAATTCGTGTCGAG GTGGACGCTTTGCCGGAGGTGATTTGGTCGCTGGCCAACGGCGTGTCCACTTGGCCTCAGCTGGAGGTCAAGTACCCACTCTTTGAAGGACAGGAGACCAGCAAGAAGGAGTAA
- the hhatlb gene encoding hedgehog acyltransferase like, b produces MAIKAALPKYELYVYNTVLALALIWSTCWVFDASTSNTNRKTFRSSVKPGWHYFGRKMDTADSEWAMWIWTFRAHIVFALSGHVLFAKLCSMLAPQYRSLVYMGYGILAVWTSMGWTYVTLILSHCILLYSISLVKIRWLCFVTGFCTLATFKCQPFLSWQAGFVTGDFDLRHILFYGGCGFTIMRCISFALENCERKDGNYNILELLKYNFYLPFFYFGPIMTFDKFYVQANKSDLSRKEREMWNINMQAVTHLAIILVVDVLFHFLYVLTIPSDLKLLKHLSDWALVGVAYFNLLYDWVKAAIMFGVINTVSRLDHLDPPKPPKCITNLYVFSETHFDRGINDWLCKYVYDYLGGKHDDVLAELLATLCTYAVTVLWLGPCKVVLVWAFFNCFGLNCEMWAAKFFSMEPFASFENAMSEAMSRRIRAFVCVFNFWSIVLYNTLILNSLDFATLVAKRLLLKGFPITTMVVMFVTYCLIQVIKERERRQALIDDPDPLPPTTLDGALPADPATPAPDAAQPVVDPSKQKAE; encoded by the exons ATGGCGATCAAAGCGGCACTTCCCAAATATGAGCTGTACGTCTATAACACTGTTTTGGCTTTGGCTCTAATTTGGTCGACCTGCTGGGTCTTTGATGCATCTACTT CAAACACAAACAGAAAAACATTTCGGTCCAGCGTGAAACCAGGATGGCACTACTTTGGCCGGAAAATG GACACGGCGGATTCCGAATGGGCCATGTGGATTTGGACCTTCCGGGCTCACATAGTCTTCGCACTGTCTGGACATGTACTGTTCGCCAAGCTTTGCTCCATGCTGGCCCCTCAG TACAGGTCCCTGGTGTACATGGGGTACGGGATCCTGGCGGTGTGGACCAGTATGGGTTGGACCTATGTCACCCTCATCCTGTCCCACTGCATTCTGCTCTACAGCATCTCACTGGTTAAGATACGCTGGCTGTGCTTCGTCACAGGCTTTTGCACGCTAGCCACATTTAAGTGTCAGCCCTTCCTGTCCTGGCAG GCAGGTTTCGTGACGGGCGACTTCGACCTACGCCACATTCTCTTCTACGGTGGCTGCGGCTTCACAATCATGCGCTGCATCAGTTTTGCCTTGGAGAACTGCGAGCGCAAGGATGGTAACTACAACATCCTGGAACTCCTCAAGTACAACTTCTACCTACCTTTCTTCTACTTTGGGCCCATCATGACCTTTGACAAGTTCTATGTGCAG GCCAATAAGTCAGACCTGAGCAGGAAGGAGCGGGAGATGTGGAACATCAACATGCAGGCCGTGACCCACCTGGCCATCATCCTGGTCGTGGACGTCCTCTTCCACTTCCTGTATGTTCTCACCATCCCAAGCGACTTGAAGCTACTCAAGCATCTCTCCGACTGGGCCCTGG TTGGCGTGGCCTACTTCAACTTGCTCTACGACTGGGTGAAAGCCGCCATCATGTTCGGGGTCATCAACACCGTGTCCAGGCTGGACCACCTGGACCCGCCCAAGCCGCCCAAATGTATCACCAACCTTTACGTCTTTTCTGAAAC ACACTTTGACCGAGGGATCAACGATTGGTTGTGCAA GTACGTATACGATTATCTGGGCGGTAAGCACGACGACGTGTTGGCGGAGCTGCTGGCCACGTTGTGCACCTACGCCGTCACCGTCCTGTGGCTGGGACCGTGCAAGGTGGTCTTGGTCTGGGCCTTCTTCAACTGCTTTGGGCTAAACTGCGAGATGTGGGCTGCCAAGTTCTTCTCCATGGAGCCTTTTGCGTCTTTCGAG AATGCAATGTCAGAAGCAATGTCCCGCCGGATCCGAGCCTTCGTCTGTGTCTTCAACTTCTGGAGTATCGTGCTGTACAACACCCTGATTCTCAACAGTTTGGACTTTGCCACATTGGTTGCCAAGCGTCTGCTGCTCAAAG GTTTTCCAATAACCACCATGGTCGTCATGTTCGTGACCTACTGCCTGATTCAAGTGATTAAGGAGCGGGAGAGGAGACAGGCCCTCATCGATGACCCCGATCCGCTTCCTCCCACGACGCTAGACGGAGCCCTTCCGGCTGACCCTGCAACTCCCGCGCCAGATGCCGCTCAACCTGTCGTTGATCCCAGCAAGCAAAAAGCAGAGTAG
- the klhl40b gene encoding kelch-like protein 40b, translating into MALPVNPMDEPRVYQQTLLQDGLYDLLENDKLVDCILKIKDKEFPCHRLVLCACSSYFRALFLSDIDESKKREVVLEDVEPGVMGLILKYLYTSRINVTEQNVQDIFAVANLYQIPSIFTVCVSFLQKRLSLSNCLAVFRLGLMLDCPRLAVSARNFACERFRLISRDEDFLQLQPGELAAILANDNLDVDSEEVVFEALMNWVARDLGEREKDLPGLLDCVRLRLVGEDYLKDKVEKNKLILKNPELQKKLQLVRDAQAGKMPEIKSIAKKKKEDGAGNEEDEEQEENLLPSILNDNMRFGMFVRELILMIGDSGSVAYDPMGNDCFMASVSTQVPKNHVSLVTKENQIFVAGGLFIDEQNKEDPLCSYFLQYDPVNTDWLGMPPLPSPRFLFGFGEAENSIFVMGGKEVKDQEGTLDSVMVYDRQSFKWGESDPIPYAVYGHATVSSNDKVYVIGGKGDDKNCLSKMFVYDAKRFEWKELAPMKVARSLSGATVHQNKIYVAAGVTDTGLTDSVEVYDIATNKWSDFEPFPQERSSLNLVSLGGSLFAVGGFAMMPLEDSEDIIPKEMNDIWRYNEKENKWTGILREIQFATGATILGVRLNTLRLTKM; encoded by the exons ATGGCTCTACCGGTGAACCCTATGGACGAGCCCCGGGTGTACCAGCAGACACTTCTTCAGGATGGCCTATATGATCTACTGGAGAACGACAAGCTGGTGGACTGCATTCTAAAAATCAAGGACAAGGAGTTCCCATGCCACCGCTTGGTCCTGTGCGCTTGCAGTTCGTACTTCCGTGCTCTCTTTCTGTCTGACATAGATGAGAGCAAAAAACGCGAGGTGGTTCTGGAGGATGTTGAGCCGGGAGTCATGGGGCTGATCCTCAAGTACTTGTACACCTCCAGGATCAACGTGACCGAGCAGAATGTTCAGGACATCTTCGccgtggccaacctgtatcagATCCCGTCAATTTTCACGGTCTGCGTTTCCTTCCTCCAGAAGCGTCTGAGTCTCAGCAACTGCCTGGCAGTCTTCAGACTCGGCTTGATGCTGGACTGCCCCAGGTTGGCCGTCTCGGCTCGGAATTTTGCCTGCGAGCGCTTCCGGCTCATCTCCAGAGATGAGGACTTCCTCCAGCTGCAGCCCGGTGAGCTGGCCGCCATCTTGGCCAATGACAACCTGGACGTGGACTCTGAGGAAGTCGTGTTTGAGGCTTTGATGAACTGGGTGGCCCGAGATTTAGGGGAACGGGAGAAGGACCTGCCCGGGTTGCTGGACTGCGTTCGCTTGCGTCTGGTAGGTGAGGATTACTTGAAGGACAAAGTGGAGAAGAACAAACTCATCTTGAAAAATCCAGAGTTGCAAAAGAAGCTTCAATTAGTCAGAGATGCTCAGGCGGGGAAAATGCCTGAAATTAAATCCAtcgccaagaagaagaaggaagatggagcaggaaatgaggaagatgaggaacaaGAGGAGAATCTTCTTCCGAGTATCCTGAATGACAACATGCGCTTCGGGATGTTTGTTCGTGAGCTGATCCTGATGATCGGCGACTCTGGGTCGGTGGCCTACGACCCGATGGGGAACGACTGCTTCATGGCGTCAGTCTCCACCCAGGTTCCCAAGAACCACGTCAGCCTGGTGACCAAGGAGAACCAGATTTTTGTGGCTGGTGGGTTGTTCATTGATGAGCAGAACAAGGAGGATCCGCTCTGCTCTTACTTCTTACAG TATGACCCGGTCAACACCGACTGGTTGGGCATGCCGCCGCTCCCGTCCCCCCGTTTCCTGTTTGGATTCGGGGAGGCCGAGAACTCCATCTTCGTCATGGGAGGGAAGGAAGTGAAGGACCAGGAGGGCACATTGGACTCGGTTATGGTCTACGACAGGCA ATCTTTCAAATGGGGCGAGTCAGACCCAATTCCATATGCCGTCTATGGACATGCGACTGTTTCGTCCAACGATAAGGTTTACGTGATTGGAGGAAAAGGGGACGACAA GAACTGCTTGAGCAAGATGTTCGTATACGATGCCAAGAGGTTTGAATGGAAGGAGCTGGCTCCCATGAAGGTGGCACGCTCGTTATCTGGGGCAACCGTTCACCAGAACAAAATCTACGTGGCGGCCGGGGTTACAGATACGGGTCTGACCGATTCTGTTGAGGTTTACGACATCGCCACCAACAA ATGGTCCGACTTTGAGCCGTTCCCCCAAGAACGTAGTTCCCTGAATTTGGTTTCTCTGGGCGGTTCACTCTTTGCTGTGGGAGGTTTCGCAATGATGCCGTTGGAAGATAGCGAGGACATCATTCCTAAAGAGATGAACGATATTTGGAG GTATAACGAGAAGGAGAATAAGTGGACTGGGATCCTGAGAGAGATTCAATTCGCCACAGGCGCCACTATTTTGGGGGTCCGACTCAACACACTGCGACTCACCAAGATgtaa
- the zbtb47b gene encoding zinc finger and BTB domain-containing protein 47, with protein MLIVEKTTDFPSAEFSLVEDVALHFTCLMDRLNEQRLFQPDLCDVDIVLVRHHSTFPAHKGVLAAYSPFFHSLFARSKQLRRVDLSLDALTSQGLQQVLNFIYTSKLLVSSRTVGDVLNAATLLQMSDIAASCRQLIGSRSLPGADMDDQDEYGTAFGQLYRDIKQERGGDEESKISDPHATFNKDQIIVEVNLNNQTLNVSKGTEGDNEAKVFCDCNGRDSEDDLKNETDKLGQTTEEDEDEQDVDVPAAEAESGGSRRELALAVTLAHRHDAESAGPKAKLEERQQFSCKKCPRVFNNRWYLEKHTSATHSRAHACVSCGKRFLLESEMLLHQQTDCEKSIQCVACGKAFKKLWSLHEHNKVVHGYAEKKFSCEICDKKFYTMAHVRKHMVAHTKDMPFTCETCGKSFKRSMSLKVHSLQHSGEKPFKCENCSDRFQYKYQLRSHMSIHIGHKQFMCQWCGKDFNMKQYFDEHMKTHTGEKPYICEICGKSFTSRPNMKRHRRTHTGEKPYPCEVCGQRFRFSNMLKAHREKCFRVSQPLEQPPTGAAQPPLVRPKGALSPPTHLPPLPPSALFSGGRMNV; from the exons ATG CTCATAGTGGAGAAGACCACCGACTTTCCCTCTGCTGAGTTCTCTCTGGTGGAGGATGTGGCCCTTCACTTCACCTGCTTGATGGATCGGCTGAATGAGCAACGCCTCTTCCAGCCCGACCTGTGCGACGTGGACATCGTGCTGGTGCGCCACCACAGCACCTTCCCGGCCCACAAGGGCGTTCTGGCCGCCTACAGCCCCTTCTTCCACTCGCTGTTCGCCCGAAGCAAGCAGCTACGGCGCGTGGACCTCTCGCTGGACGCACTGACGTCTCAGGGCCTGCAGCAGGTTCTCAACTTCATCTACACCTCCAAGCTTTTGGTGAGCAGCCGGACGGTCGGCGACGTGCTCAACGCCGCCACCTTGCTGCAGATGAGCGACATCGCCGCCTCCTGCCGCCAACTCATCGGCAGCCGCTCGCTGCCGGGCGCCGACATGGACGACCAGGACGAATACGGTACTGCGTTCGGGCAGCTTTATCGGGACATCAAACAAGAACGCGGTGGCGACGAGGAGTCCAAGATATCGGATCCTCACGCAACCTTCAACAAAGATCAAATCATCGTGGAAGTCAATCTCAACAACCAGACGCTCAATGTTTCCAAGGGCACTGAAGGCGACAACGAGGCCAAAGTGTTCTGCGATTGCAACGGGAGGGACTCTGAGGATGACCTGAAGAATGAAACAGACAAGTTAGGGCAGACGACtgaagaagatgaggatgaaCAGGACGTTGACGTTCCAGCCGCGGAAGCTGAGTCAGGTGGTTCCCGCAGGGAGCTGGCCCTGGCAGTGACATTGGCTCACCGGCATGACGCAGAGAGCGCCGGCCCCAAGGCGAAACTGGAGGAGAGGCAGCAGTTCTCTTGTAAGAAGTGTCCACGTGTCTTCAACAATCGCTGGTACTTGGAGAAACACACCAGCGCCACGCACAGCCGCGCACACGCCTGCGTCAGCTGCGGCAAGAGGTTCCTACTAGAAAGCGAGATGCTGCTGCATCAACAGACCGACTGCGAGAAGAGTATCCAG TGCGTGGCTTGCGGGAAGGCCTTCAAGAAACTGTGGTCGTTGCACGAGCATAACAAGGTGGTCCACGGTTACGCCGAGAAGAAGTTCTCCTGCGAGATCTGCGATAAGAAGTTCTACACCATGGCGCACGTCCGCAAGCACATGGTCG CTCATACGAAGGACATGCCGTTCACCTGCGAGACGTGCGGGAAGTCCTTCAAGCGCAGCATGTCCCTGAAGGTGCACTCGTTGCAGCATTCTGGAGAGAAGCCCTTCAAGTGTGAG AACTGCAGCGACCGCTTCCAGTATAAATACCAGCTGCGCTCGCATATGAGCATCCACATCGGACATAAGCAGTTCATGTGCCAGTGGTGTGGGAAGGACTTTAACATGAAGCAGTACTTTGATGAACACATGAAAACACACACTG GAGAGAAGCCGTACATTTGCGAGATTTGCGGGAAGAGCTTCACCAGCCGGCCCAATATGAAGCGCCACCGCCGCacgcacacgggcgagaagccTTACCCGTGCGAGGTATGCGGCCAGCGTTTCCGATTCTCCAACATGCTCAAGGCGCACCGGGAGAAGTGCTTCCGGGTCAGCCAGCCGCTTGAGCAGCCGCCGACCGGCGCCGCGCAGCCTCCCTTGGTTCGTCCCAAGGGGGCGCTATCTCCTCCCACGCATCTACCCCCTCTTCCACCATCTGCCCTCTTCTCTGGCGGTAGGATGAACGTCTGA